The genomic window CATGGTGCTGAGCGGCGACGCGAACGAGGCCCATATCCTGGCGGGAAGTCTCGCCGCGCGCTCGGATCATCCGGTCTCGCTGGCGATCGCCCGTGCCGCGGTTGAAATGGGATGGGTGTTGCGCGAGGTCGCCGATTTCGCCGCCATTCCGGGCCGTGGCGTGCGTGGCGGCATTGATGGTCATATCTATCAACTTGGCAACCATCGACTGGTCGAGGAACTCGGGCTGTGCTCGCCCGAGATCGAAAAGACGCTGGACGTACTCGAGCGCCAGGGCAAGACGGCGGTGTTGTTGGCGGACCAGACCGGAGTGCTGGCGATCTTCGCAGTCGCCGACACGCTGCGCGAGACGAGCCGTCAGGCGATCGCCGATCTGCATTCCCTGGGCGTCAAGACGCTGATGCTCACCGGCGATAACGTCCATACCGCCGAATCGATCGCGAGCGCTGTGGGTATCGACGAGGCGAGGGGCAACCTGCTGCCCGAAGACAAACTCAGCACTGTCGAATCGTTGCTGACGCACCGGAAGGGTGGCAAGGTCGGCATGGTCGGCGACGGCATCAACGATGCCCCTGCGTTGGCCCGTGCGGACATCGGATTCGCGATGGGGGCGGCCGGTACGGACACGGCTATCGAGACGGCCGACGTGGCGCTGATGGACGACGACCTGCGCAAGATCCCTACCTTCGTGCGCTTGTCGCGCGCCACTGCTGCAGTGTTGACGCAGAACATCGTTCTCGCACTCGGCGTCAAGGCGGTGTTTCTCATGATGACCTTCACGGGGGACGCCACGATGTGGATGGCCGTATTCGCCGACATGGGCGCAAGTCTGTTGGTGGTGTTCAACGGCTTAAGGTTACTGCGTAAATGAGTGCCAGGAAGTATTACGGAAGGCTCGCCGCTGCCTTCGGCGGCCCGCGGTGGGGCTGGCTTGCCCTTGCCACGGGCATTGTCCTTGCCGATCAGGGTGCCAAGGCATGGATCACCAGCTGGTTGCCCTACGGTGCAAGCGCGGCGGCCGCACCGTTCGTCAATCTCGTGCATCTCTTGAACGAAGGCGCCGCGTTCAGTCTGTTCGCCGATGCCGGTGGTGAGCAACGCTACTTCCTAACGGTCGTGGCCCTTGTTGTCTCGGCTGGCTTGGTCTTTCTACTGCTGCGGGGGGAAGACACTGGGCGCACTGCGCTCGGCTACAGCTTGATCCTCGGGGGGGCCATGGGGAATGCGGTCGACCGGATATTGCGCGGTGCAGTGGTCGATTATCTCGACCTTTACGTGGGCAGCTTGCACTGGCCAGCGTTCAACCTCGCCGACTCGGCGATTGTGATGGGCGTCCTGCTTATCCTGCTGGGAAATAGCGGCGCCACACGTTCAGCAAGGTAAGTTCACTCGACCATTTTTCTACTCAGGGCCAGCGACTGGTCCAATATCGATGAGTCTGGAGCATGCGCGCAAAGCGCGCCGATTAACAGGAAAAAGGGACAATGAGAGCGCCCCTCACGCGGACGCGCAAAGGGAGGGGGCGGGCCTTGCCCAACTGCCTGTGTACCCGAGTACCGATTTTCGATTGCGTAACAATGAGGAGTACGAAATGCCGCGGCGATTCTTACAACTTGGGCGCGTGATGCTGGCCGCGCTCATCGTCCTCAGCGGATCGCGCGCTGCTGTTTCAGCCGACCAGCCGCTGCCACCCGACGAAGCGTTCCGGTTCAAGGCTTCCTTCCGGGGCGCGGATACAGTGTTGGTCGAGATTGTCCCAGCTGAGAACCATTATCTCTACAAGGACAAGCTCCGCTTTCATCTGAAAAACGCGAATGGAGTGTCAATCAAGGAGTTGCGCCTGCCGCCGGGGGAAAAGAAAAATGATCCGTTCTTTGGCCTGATCGAAGTATACAAGGCGCCCGTCCGAGCCGTCATCGTTGTCAACCGTGCATCGAAAGCCACGGAGTTCACGCTATTCGCATCGTATCAGGGGTGTAACGAGAAAATCGGGCTGTGTTATCCGCCAATCGAGAAACTCGTCGACCTGAAATTCCCAAAGTAGGGGTTTGCCCATCACGCGGTGGCCAATCAGTGCGACGT from Azospira restricta includes these protein-coding regions:
- the lspA gene encoding signal peptidase II is translated as MSARKYYGRLAAAFGGPRWGWLALATGIVLADQGAKAWITSWLPYGASAAAAPFVNLVHLLNEGAAFSLFADAGGEQRYFLTVVALVVSAGLVFLLLRGEDTGRTALGYSLILGGAMGNAVDRILRGAVVDYLDLYVGSLHWPAFNLADSAIVMGVLLILLGNSGATRSAR
- a CDS encoding protein-disulfide reductase DsbD N-terminal domain-containing protein, which translates into the protein MPRRFLQLGRVMLAALIVLSGSRAAVSADQPLPPDEAFRFKASFRGADTVLVEIVPAENHYLYKDKLRFHLKNANGVSIKELRLPPGEKKNDPFFGLIEVYKAPVRAVIVVNRASKATEFTLFASYQGCNEKIGLCYPPIEKLVDLKFPK